One window of the Felis catus isolate Fca126 chromosome E3, F.catus_Fca126_mat1.0, whole genome shotgun sequence genome contains the following:
- the LOC102901314 gene encoding uncharacterized protein LOC102901314, with protein MSKGVAAGGPPRPHAGGERACARRPGPFSARFGLAPGPPPLPHPARALPHPLTRRRRLRPPPPRGRGAAAAHAPESLGARSCRLASPVRLPQPTQTPRRFLRGRSGLRLRHSHPAWAALHVSTTDEARQHAPARVAGPAGNRSTSRGALRRRRGHFGKRSFLRPKGGSTQLPGNYESLRPVRGRAGGRAWPVPSASCFVALSQRRGFTLSSGAEAACPAEPERRKQCWWPLGQGTGRSKTLERNLVRKGHRDRPGLQRLGALPPWPHNTQQPSYSASWPRFKETLS; from the exons GGGCGGCGAGCGCGCGTGCGCGCGGCGGCCTGGACCGTTCTCCGCGCGCTTTGGCCTCGCGCCGGggccgccgcccctcccccacccggctCGCGCGCTCCCTCACCCTCTcacccgccgccgccgcctccgcccgcCGCCTCCGAGGGGGAGAGGTGCTGCCGCTGCTCACGCTCCCGAGTCCCTCGGGGCCAGGAGCTGCCGCCTCGCCTCGCCGGTCCGCCTGCCTCAGCCGACACAGACGCCTCGTCGCTTCCTCAGGGGCCGCAGCGGGCTCCGACTGCGCCACTCGCACCCCGCCTGGGCCGCGCTGCACGTCAGCACGACCGACGAAGCGCGTCAGCACGCACCCGCGCGCGTCGCAGGGCCCGCCGGGAACCGTAGTACGTCCCGCGGCGCTTTGCGCAGGCGCCGAGGCCACTTCGGGAAGCGTAGTTTCTTAAGGCCCAAGGGAGGTTCAACGCAGCTGCCAGGGAACTACGAATCCCTGCGGCCAGTGCGAGGAAGGGCGG GTGGACGGGCCTGGCCTGTGCCTTCAGCCTCCTGTTTCGTGGCCTTGTCGCAGCGCCGTGGATTTACCCTTTCCTCTGGAGCTGAGGCCGCTTGTCCAGCGGAGCCTGAGAGGCGGAAACAATGTTGGTGGCCGCTGGGACAGGG GACCGGGAGAAGTAAGACACTAGAAAGGAACCTGGTGAGGAAAGGCCACAGGGACCGTCCTGGTCTACAGCGTTTGGGAGCATTGCCTCCTTGGCCGCACAACACACAGCAGCCTTCGTACAGCGCGTCCTGGCCCAG ATTCAAGGAAACTTTGTCTTAA